Genomic DNA from Candidatus Nitrosopumilus koreensis AR1:
TGTTGAATTTTTTGTGAATTGCATTTACTTCAGATGTATAGGTTGCCATTAAATCAGATGGTTTAAGGATATTAAAGAAGTTTATGTGTAAATTATTCAAAAATATGATCGCATAGCCATTCACACATAACGCGATCCATATATTGAACAGAAAAACAGAATTGGTGTTGAGTACTTTTGAGAGACCCAATTGGGATGAATATTTTATGCTTCAAGCAGAACTTGCAAAATTGCGCTCAAATTGTGTAACAAGACAAGTAGGAGCAGTCATTGTTAGAAACCACAGACAGTTAGCAACAGGATACAACGGGACACCTCCAGGAATCAAAAACTGTTTTGATGGAGGGTGTAAAAGATGCCAATTAAGAATGGAAGGAAAGATTGAATCAGGAGCATCACTTGACAGATGTCTTTGCAATCATGCAGAAGCTAATGCAATAATGCATTGTGCAATTTTAGGCATAGAAGCAGGCATAGAAGGAGCAATACTGTATACAACATTTGTTCCCTGTTTGGAATGTACAAAGATGGCAATTACAATAGGCATTAGAAAATTTGTGTGTCTTGACTCTTATCCAGAAACAGACTTTGACTTGTTAAAGGAAGCAGGGGTAGAAGTGGTTCAATTAGATAAAGCAAAAATTGCAAAATGGGCTCAAGAACTAGTTAACAAATACAATTCTGGATGATAAAATGCAAGTCAATATGGGAGAATCTAAAAAAATTGAAACAATGCCACCATCAATGTTAGTGTCAGCAACATATGATAACAATTCAAAATCGGCAGTTTTAAAGTTCTATAAT
This window encodes:
- a CDS encoding deoxycytidylate deaminase; the protein is MNRKTELVLSTFERPNWDEYFMLQAELAKLRSNCVTRQVGAVIVRNHRQLATGYNGTPPGIKNCFDGGCKRCQLRMEGKIESGASLDRCLCNHAEANAIMHCAILGIEAGIEGAILYTTFVPCLECTKMAITIGIRKFVCLDSYPETDFDLLKEAGVEVVQLDKAKIAKWAQELVNKYNSG